A part of Prolixibacteraceae bacterium genomic DNA contains:
- a CDS encoding FtsX-like permease family protein: protein MMKKKISQLISISWRNIWRNKVRSGVVIAAVAIGMFAAIYASALATGMIKDKVKEGIEVETSFIQIHAQQFREDLDPSLTMHWSDQRQKRLFDIDGVDGVSPRYKMTAMASTAETGRGVEMLAVDPVMESNTTTIASMVSDGTWLDGSKKRNRIVIGKKLAEKLKVRLKSKVILSFQNQKGDIVGAAFRVVGIYNTTDSRFEEQFVYVKDLDIRRIASLDANNIHEVAIHINNPEKLDEISSVVTQLFAKEEVLTWKKISPELGYSMEVSSFYMLIFVIVVLISLGFGIVNTMMMVVLERVREFGILMAIGMQRAKIFWMVILESVWLCIIGGVTGIVLSLVAILASQDGIDISSKAEGFEAMGYSTILRPYIDISELGLIVVLVILTGIFAAIVPAKKALKNNPCESIRTI, encoded by the coding sequence TCTATTTCGTGGCGCAATATCTGGCGAAATAAGGTTCGTAGTGGAGTGGTAATTGCGGCAGTAGCTATTGGAATGTTTGCTGCAATATATGCATCAGCATTAGCCACAGGAATGATAAAAGATAAGGTTAAAGAAGGGATTGAAGTAGAAACTTCTTTTATTCAAATTCATGCACAGCAGTTTCGTGAAGATTTAGACCCGAGCTTGACCATGCATTGGAGTGATCAACGTCAAAAGCGTCTCTTTGATATTGATGGAGTGGACGGTGTGTCTCCTAGATATAAGATGACAGCTATGGCCTCTACAGCGGAGACTGGAAGAGGGGTTGAGATGTTGGCTGTTGATCCTGTCATGGAGTCTAATACTACCACGATTGCTTCTATGGTGTCAGATGGAACATGGCTTGATGGAAGTAAAAAAAGAAACAGAATTGTTATTGGAAAGAAATTGGCTGAGAAATTGAAGGTGAGACTAAAGTCAAAGGTGATTCTCTCTTTTCAAAACCAGAAAGGAGATATCGTTGGAGCTGCATTTCGTGTTGTAGGTATCTACAATACAACAGATAGTCGTTTCGAAGAACAATTTGTATATGTTAAGGATCTCGATATTCGACGGATTGCCTCATTAGATGCTAATAATATTCATGAGGTAGCAATTCATATTAACAATCCAGAGAAACTAGATGAAATTTCTTCTGTCGTGACCCAACTTTTTGCAAAAGAGGAGGTTTTAACTTGGAAGAAGATATCTCCTGAATTAGGGTATTCGATGGAAGTGTCATCGTTTTACATGCTCATTTTTGTTATTGTCGTATTAATCTCTTTGGGATTTGGAATCGTTAATACTATGATGATGGTTGTACTAGAACGCGTTCGTGAGTTTGGAATATTGATGGCTATCGGAATGCAGAGAGCAAAAATATTTTGGATGGTCATCTTAGAATCCGTATGGCTCTGTATTATTGGAGGTGTTACAGGAATCGTTTTATCTCTAGTTGCAATTTTAGCTTCGCAAGATGGTATTGATATTTCATCTAAGGCGGAAGGTTTTGAAGCAATGGGATATAGTACAATATTAAGACCTTATATCGATATTTCTGAGTTGGGACTTATTGTTGTCTTAGTAATCCTTACAGGAATCTTCGCTGCAATTGTACCAGCAAAAAAAGCATTAAAGAATAATCCTTGTGAATCAATTCGAACTATTTAA
- a CDS encoding ABC transporter ATP-binding protein, producing the protein MSVIETKELYKIYHDGESEIRAVDGVNISINKGEFTAIVGPSGSGKTTLLNLIGGLDYPTKGEVLVKDNDLGKMSDKERIDFRLNNIGFVFQAYNLIPVLSAEENVGFVMELQGKSAKERHERAVSLLKEVGLEGRENNRPSKLSGGQQQRVAVARALASKPSFVLADEPTANLDSHATSSLLSTMEKLNEKEGMTFVFSTHDPRVMKRARRIIEIEDGKIIRDYTKEVEDQ; encoded by the coding sequence ATGTCTGTAATTGAAACGAAAGAACTATATAAAATATATCATGACGGAGAGTCTGAAATTCGTGCCGTAGATGGGGTTAATATCTCAATCAACAAAGGCGAATTTACTGCAATTGTTGGACCATCAGGATCGGGAAAGACAACACTCTTAAACCTTATTGGAGGATTAGATTATCCAACGAAAGGGGAGGTCCTAGTGAAGGATAATGATCTTGGTAAGATGAGTGACAAAGAGCGTATAGATTTTCGATTGAACAATATTGGCTTTGTTTTTCAAGCGTATAATCTAATTCCTGTATTAAGTGCGGAAGAGAATGTCGGTTTTGTGATGGAGTTACAAGGTAAATCTGCAAAAGAAAGACATGAAAGGGCTGTCTCTCTTTTGAAAGAGGTCGGATTAGAAGGACGTGAGAATAATCGACCTAGTAAATTATCTGGTGGACAACAGCAAAGAGTGGCTGTGGCACGTGCTTTAGCATCCAAGCCATCGTTTGTTTTAGCCGACGAGCCGACAGCAAATCTTGATTCTCATGCTACATCATCACTACTATCAACGATGGAAAAGTTAAATGAAAAGGAAGGTATGACCTTTGTGTTTTCGACGCATGATCCACGAGTAATGAAACGAGCTAGACGTATTATTGAAATCGAAGATGGAAAAATTATCCGTGATTACACCAAAGAGGTAGAAGATCAATGA